A stretch of Paenibacillus mucilaginosus 3016 DNA encodes these proteins:
- a CDS encoding peptidase E: MRQIIALGGGGFSMEPDNPLLDHYVLKQSKKSCPTVCFLPTASGDSESYIARFYASFHKYNCAASHLSLFKPPTRDLEDFILTKDIVYVGGGNTKNLLALWKDWGLHIVLRKAWDQGVVLAGISAGSICWFEEGVTDSYGDGLEPIKCLGFLEGSNCPHYDGEIERKPAFHQLIQSEKLCSGIAVDDGAGVHFIGQHIHKIVSSRAASKAYRVFKKDTVREQVLETCYLGEL, translated from the coding sequence ATGCGTCAAATTATTGCTTTAGGGGGCGGGGGCTTCTCCATGGAGCCAGATAACCCACTATTGGATCATTATGTACTTAAGCAATCAAAAAAGTCCTGCCCCACTGTATGCTTTCTTCCGACAGCAAGCGGGGACTCGGAAAGTTACATAGCAAGGTTCTACGCTTCTTTTCATAAATATAACTGTGCAGCCTCCCACCTCTCCTTGTTTAAACCACCGACTAGAGACTTGGAGGATTTTATACTTACTAAAGACATCGTCTATGTTGGGGGTGGGAATACCAAGAATTTATTAGCCTTATGGAAGGACTGGGGACTCCATATTGTTTTGCGTAAAGCATGGGATCAAGGAGTTGTCTTGGCCGGTATAAGTGCTGGGTCTATTTGTTGGTTTGAGGAAGGTGTAACCGATTCATACGGTGACGGACTTGAGCCTATAAAATGTCTGGGATTCTTGGAAGGCAGTAATTGTCCCCACTATGATGGCGAAATAGAAAGGAAACCTGCTTTCCATCAACTGATACAATCAGAGAAACTATGCTCCGGTATTGCGGTTGATGATGGAGCAGGTGTTCACTTCATTGGGCAGCACATTCACAAGATCGTTAGTTCCAGAGCCGCCTCAAAGGCGTACAGAGTATTCAAAAAAGACACGGTAAGAGAGCAGGTACTCGAGACGTGTTATCTGGGTGAGCTTTAA
- a CDS encoding SDR family oxidoreductase, whose protein sequence is MNILMIGGTGFIGFQLILRLLNVSGHNLYLLARSPEKAHHLLSRLEAHHRQRIHILHGDITQPGLGLSPIQAAELQGRIGVVIHMAACLRFEERARAQLFATNVEGTRHVLDFASGIRAGQLHYISTAYTVGTREHGVEELYPLDSRFNNPYEESKVAAEQLVFSYRSRMSVCIYRPSIVIGDSRTGEADSSFSFYGLLLTLEAFRNRAARTGDDGSQSYRIAASPNEKLNVVPVDYVCDVIESGLRCGTNGTIYHITHPSPPAIGSMLELAFSHVGFPNPEYVSPEQIPEWTKEERQLAKLTAVFSPYLTQKTCFDDGNTLHLLRQNGLKPLQLDFRAVESIIGRYSGLRKAASPDPSEMLIQH, encoded by the coding sequence ATGAATATATTGATGATCGGCGGCACCGGATTTATCGGCTTTCAACTGATCCTCCGGCTGCTCAACGTCAGCGGCCACAACCTCTACCTCCTCGCCCGCAGCCCCGAGAAAGCCCATCACCTTCTGAGCAGGCTGGAAGCGCACCACCGGCAGCGAATACACATTCTCCACGGCGACATCACCCAGCCTGGGCTCGGGCTCTCCCCGATTCAGGCCGCGGAGCTTCAGGGCCGCATCGGGGTTGTAATCCATATGGCCGCCTGTCTGCGGTTCGAAGAGAGAGCGCGGGCGCAGCTGTTCGCTACGAACGTCGAAGGGACGAGACACGTGCTCGACTTCGCTTCCGGCATCCGAGCCGGGCAGCTGCACTATATCAGCACGGCTTATACCGTAGGTACGCGCGAGCATGGGGTAGAGGAGTTGTACCCGCTGGACAGCCGGTTCAACAACCCCTACGAAGAGAGCAAAGTCGCAGCCGAGCAGCTCGTCTTCTCCTACAGAAGCCGCATGTCGGTATGCATTTACCGCCCGTCCATCGTCATCGGCGACTCCAGAACGGGAGAGGCCGACTCGTCATTTTCCTTCTACGGCCTGCTGCTCACCCTTGAAGCTTTCCGCAACCGGGCAGCCCGGACAGGCGATGATGGATCCCAGTCCTACCGTATCGCGGCGTCGCCCAATGAGAAGTTGAACGTGGTACCTGTCGATTATGTGTGCGACGTAATCGAGAGCGGCCTGCGCTGCGGTACGAACGGAACCATTTACCACATCACCCACCCTTCGCCCCCTGCGATCGGGTCCATGCTGGAGCTGGCCTTTTCTCATGTCGGCTTCCCGAACCCGGAATACGTTTCTCCGGAGCAGATACCCGAGTGGACCAAGGAAGAGCGGCAGCTCGCCAAATTGACCGCCGTCTTTAGCCCGTACCTCACGCAGAAAACCTGCTTCGATGATGGTAATACCCTGCACCTGCTGCGGCAAAACGGATTGAAGCCTCTGCAGCTTGACTTCAGAGCAGTGGAATCTATTATCGGCAGGTACAGCGGACTCCGCAAAGCGGCTTCCCCGGATCCATCGGAGATGCTAATTCAACACTAA
- a CDS encoding cupin domain-containing protein: MNFKLADLHKHLNQLKELENTSYYEFLRVSSMSVGLYRLNKGEKDKQQPHTEDEIYLIIEGKASFQNGNETAEISKGDILFVEANKEHRFYNVTEDLTTLVFFSPAEHSNK, translated from the coding sequence TTGAATTTTAAATTAGCTGACTTACATAAGCATCTAAACCAGTTGAAAGAATTGGAAAACACTTCATATTATGAATTTCTGAGGGTATCATCCATGAGTGTAGGGCTCTACAGACTGAATAAAGGAGAGAAGGATAAGCAGCAGCCTCATACAGAAGATGAGATTTATTTGATCATTGAGGGTAAAGCTTCGTTTCAGAACGGTAATGAAACTGCTGAGATTAGCAAAGGGGACATTTTATTCGTAGAAGCTAATAAAGAACATAGATTCTATAATGTGACGGAGGACCTAACTACCCTCGTCTTTTTTTCACCAGCCGAGCACTCCAATAAATGA
- a CDS encoding monooxygenase: protein MDYEVIIVGGGPVGMMLASELALANIQVCVLERLSQTTPYSRALSIHPRTLELLDLRGVKQEFLKRGTPLTTGHFAGLDTRLDFSVIDSSSNYSLFLPQSETEAILENNAVRLGAHILRNTEVLSVVQDDEGVEVTAAGTKGMVRLKAAYLVGADGAGSIVRKQTGIPFIGHDETLTAMQGDVILKHPPALPVVSRYSEEGMIMIVPLPAAMHRVVLIDPHRSHIPKSEPVTLEELRSGMLRILGDDLGAGEPSWLTRFGNATRQAQQYRERRIFLAGDAAHVHFPAGGQGMNVGIQEAFNLGWKLAADLKGWAPPWLLDSYHNERFPVNTSLLHNTQVQTLLFGTSFTSSMIQLRKMMSDMLNVPAANYQLASRIAAVDVHYDPTLPGSSHPLTGRRLAEFQLRSEQGDVISSFELFRDGSFVLLHLASDEKMNICQWPPQIKAFSYTLADRSTVDWEDVHTVLIRPDGYIAWAVSRSESDHIEKLRQGLVHWCGRS from the coding sequence ATGGATTATGAAGTTATTATTGTCGGCGGAGGACCGGTCGGCATGATGCTCGCCTCTGAACTTGCTTTAGCAAATATTCAGGTGTGTGTCCTCGAACGATTGTCTCAAACGACACCTTATTCCCGTGCGCTCAGCATTCACCCGAGAACATTGGAGCTGCTGGATCTGAGGGGGGTCAAACAGGAGTTTCTTAAACGAGGCACCCCTTTGACCACGGGGCATTTTGCCGGTCTGGATACTCGATTGGATTTCTCCGTGATTGACTCCTCCTCCAATTACTCCTTGTTCTTGCCCCAATCCGAAACGGAAGCCATTTTGGAAAACAACGCGGTCCGATTAGGCGCCCACATTCTGCGAAACACGGAAGTCTTATCGGTTGTTCAGGATGATGAAGGAGTAGAGGTGACCGCAGCCGGAACAAAGGGGATGGTCCGTCTAAAAGCTGCCTATCTTGTCGGTGCGGATGGCGCAGGCAGTATCGTCCGGAAACAAACCGGTATCCCGTTTATCGGCCATGACGAGACCCTGACGGCAATGCAGGGGGATGTCATTCTGAAGCATCCGCCGGCCCTCCCCGTGGTCTCACGATACAGCGAAGAAGGGATGATCATGATCGTCCCCTTACCGGCGGCAATGCACCGGGTTGTTCTAATCGACCCGCATAGAAGCCATATCCCGAAGAGTGAACCGGTCACCCTTGAAGAACTGCGGTCAGGAATGCTCCGGATATTGGGTGATGATCTGGGGGCAGGGGAGCCTTCCTGGCTGACCCGATTCGGCAATGCGACCCGTCAGGCGCAGCAGTACAGAGAGCGGCGGATTTTTCTCGCTGGTGACGCGGCACATGTTCATTTCCCAGCCGGGGGGCAGGGGATGAATGTAGGGATACAGGAAGCATTCAATTTGGGGTGGAAGCTGGCTGCGGACCTGAAGGGCTGGGCCCCTCCATGGCTGCTGGATAGTTATCACAATGAAAGATTTCCTGTCAACACCTCTCTGCTGCATAACACCCAGGTACAAACCTTACTCTTCGGTACGAGTTTTACATCCAGCATGATTCAGCTGAGAAAGATGATGTCGGATATGCTGAATGTACCGGCAGCGAATTATCAATTGGCGAGCCGGATCGCCGCGGTGGATGTCCATTATGACCCCACACTTCCCGGTTCGTCACATCCTTTAACCGGCAGGCGCTTGGCCGAATTTCAACTCCGCTCCGAGCAAGGCGATGTCATCAGCAGCTTCGAACTCTTCCGTGATGGCTCATTCGTACTGCTTCATCTGGCTTCAGACGAGAAGATGAACATCTGCCAATGGCCCCCGCAGATCAAGGCGTTCAGTTATACTTTAGCGGATCGTTCTACCGTGGATTGGGAGGATGTTCATACCGTCCTTATTAGACCTGACGGTTATATCGCATGGGCTGTATCCCGCTCCGAATCTGATCACATCGAGAAGCTGCGGCAGGGACTTGTTCATTGGTGCGGACGATCTTGA
- a CDS encoding glycoside hydrolase family 43 protein: protein MQYTNPVLSGFYPDPSICRAGEDYYLVTSSFEYFPGVPVFHSRDLVHWRQIGHCLLTEKQLSLANAWSSGGIYAPTIRCHDGWFYMTTTNVGGIGNFYVRSRQPEGPWSDPIPVMQKGIDPSLLFDEDGRVYFQSSCSGDPGDGIYQCEIDISNGSMLTESRLLWKGTGGAHPEAPHLYKINDLYYLMIAEGGTEYGHMVTIARSSDPYGPYERCPHNPILSHRSLKSSLQAMGHADLVQAHDGSWWAVCLGIRPVSYPMRHHLGRETFLAPVTWTPNGWPVIGKEGRIEPVMEAPKLLPVRWPDKPVRDDFDEGRLRYDWTFLRNPKENSWSLQDYPGHLALKGNQATLDDASSPAFVGRRLCHFSCSAAAAVDFQPVHDGEEAGLTVYMNEKYHYDLVIKERSGSRMVLFRRTVGLMRTETWHDCGTGTVVLRIEARPEVFTFFIQQDELGPVEVGRGETHLLSTEVAGGFTGIFLAMYASASRTTGQSTPALFDWFDYEPAE, encoded by the coding sequence ATGCAGTATACCAACCCAGTCCTGTCCGGCTTTTATCCTGACCCCAGCATCTGCCGTGCGGGTGAGGATTACTACCTGGTGACGAGTTCTTTTGAATATTTCCCCGGCGTTCCTGTCTTTCACAGCAGGGATCTCGTTCATTGGAGGCAGATCGGTCATTGTCTCCTCACCGAGAAGCAGCTGTCTCTGGCGAACGCATGGAGTTCCGGCGGCATTTATGCCCCCACGATACGCTGCCATGACGGCTGGTTCTACATGACGACGACGAACGTGGGCGGAATCGGAAATTTCTATGTCCGCAGCAGGCAGCCTGAGGGTCCATGGTCCGATCCGATCCCCGTAATGCAGAAGGGCATCGATCCATCCCTCCTCTTTGATGAGGACGGCCGGGTGTATTTTCAATCCAGCTGTTCAGGCGATCCGGGCGACGGAATCTACCAGTGCGAGATCGATATCTCGAACGGCAGCATGCTGACCGAAAGCCGGCTGCTCTGGAAGGGGACCGGAGGCGCACATCCGGAAGCCCCCCATCTGTATAAAATCAACGACCTCTATTATTTGATGATCGCTGAGGGCGGGACCGAGTACGGCCATATGGTGACGATCGCAAGAAGCAGCGATCCCTATGGGCCCTACGAGCGGTGCCCCCATAATCCGATTCTTTCGCACCGAAGCTTGAAGAGCAGCCTGCAAGCGATGGGACATGCGGATCTTGTGCAGGCGCATGACGGGAGCTGGTGGGCGGTTTGCTTGGGGATCCGGCCGGTTTCCTACCCTATGCGGCATCATCTGGGGAGGGAGACCTTCCTCGCTCCCGTGACCTGGACACCGAACGGCTGGCCGGTCATCGGTAAGGAAGGGCGGATCGAGCCCGTCATGGAGGCGCCCAAGCTGCTGCCCGTGCGGTGGCCGGACAAGCCGGTCCGGGACGATTTTGACGAAGGGCGGCTGCGGTACGACTGGACCTTCCTGCGCAATCCCAAGGAGAACAGCTGGTCGCTGCAGGACTACCCGGGGCATCTGGCGCTGAAGGGAAACCAGGCGACGCTGGATGATGCAAGTTCACCTGCATTTGTCGGACGCCGGCTGTGCCACTTCTCCTGCAGCGCGGCAGCCGCGGTCGATTTTCAACCGGTGCATGACGGAGAGGAAGCCGGACTGACTGTGTATATGAATGAAAAGTATCACTACGATCTTGTCATAAAAGAACGCAGCGGAAGCAGGATGGTCTTGTTCCGAAGAACCGTAGGGCTGATGCGTACCGAGACGTGGCATGATTGTGGTACAGGAACGGTTGTGTTACGAATCGAGGCACGGCCTGAGGTCTTTACATTCTTCATTCAGCAGGACGAGCTCGGTCCCGTGGAAGTGGGTAGAGGTGAGACCCATTTGCTTTCTACGGAAGTGGCAGGCGGTTTTACGGGAATCTTCCTTGCGATGTATGCCTCCGCCTCCAGGACAACGGGACAGAGTACGCCCGCCTTATTCGATTGGTTTGACTACGAGCCGGCGGAATAG
- a CDS encoding DUF4085 domain-containing protein gives MNYFTKEWFEEAQISRFLLFPETKKEWDENVAWHVSEGLHFEEIQLNRLQIAKKDLLRFLPAFFHPYIQDGTLNSQFPSEELKKMADQWRMEYDERTKAKGISYRNYYNSIKCSLPENAIQLFEKSLHDARVTSIEMPMKDAFIIKLDCRGGYHYGTDVTLTFAGVKKLQPHSLSVGSIWLYDEVYLTDTGFELHVLFDGPLMEFTISAENVTIEVIS, from the coding sequence ATGAACTATTTCACTAAAGAGTGGTTTGAAGAAGCGCAGATTTCACGCTTTCTGTTATTTCCGGAAACGAAAAAAGAGTGGGATGAAAATGTCGCATGGCATGTTTCGGAAGGACTGCATTTTGAAGAAATACAGTTGAACCGTTTACAGATTGCCAAAAAGGACTTGCTGCGATTCCTTCCAGCATTCTTTCATCCATATATTCAAGACGGAACGCTAAACTCACAATTTCCATCTGAAGAACTTAAAAAAATGGCTGACCAATGGCGGATGGAGTATGATGAGCGGACGAAAGCAAAAGGAATTTCTTATCGGAACTACTACAACTCCATAAAATGCTCACTCCCCGAGAATGCGATTCAGTTGTTTGAAAAGTCATTACATGATGCACGAGTAACTTCGATCGAGATGCCTATGAAGGATGCGTTTATCATAAAATTGGACTGTAGGGGAGGCTATCATTATGGGACAGATGTTACATTAACATTTGCGGGAGTGAAAAAGTTACAGCCTCACAGCTTAAGTGTAGGTAGTATTTGGCTTTATGATGAAGTTTATCTCACAGATACAGGGTTTGAGCTTCATGTGTTATTTGATGGTCCTTTAATGGAATTCACGATCTCTGCGGAAAATGTTACTATCGAGGTGATTTCATAA
- a CDS encoding ankyrin repeat domain-containing protein, with protein sequence MDFDEILEKNDVAMLREYLTAHDVDEEENGQTLLYRATFHGKVNIVEELIQYGAEINRQDPLGRTPISCASYFGHTRIAELLLHNGADPYICDYVGKTALERAKKGWEGQTHQAILELLKSA encoded by the coding sequence TTGGATTTTGACGAAATACTAGAGAAAAACGATGTTGCCATGTTGAGAGAATACCTGACAGCTCACGACGTGGATGAAGAAGAAAATGGACAGACTTTGCTTTACCGGGCTACTTTCCATGGAAAGGTAAACATTGTAGAAGAATTGATACAATATGGAGCGGAGATCAACCGCCAGGATCCGCTAGGACGTACCCCTATATCGTGCGCATCTTATTTTGGACATACGCGAATAGCCGAGCTTCTTCTTCACAATGGCGCGGATCCCTATATATGCGATTACGTAGGCAAAACCGCTTTGGAACGGGCCAAAAAAGGTTGGGAGGGGCAAACCCACCAAGCGATTCTCGAACTGTTGAAGTCGGCATAA
- a CDS encoding MarR family transcriptional regulator, which yields MEEMEVTKQWVLKHFIELISQQEIRDSRLAVRFHEEMRQLEEEFGSPLHLTLSEIHLVACIGDYSPINVTTIAEKTQLTKGSITRISKRLLELDLIKRQQINENKKEVYYSLTAAGQKIHSIHHRIHGKIEQRFLSFLDQYTPEQLAFARKFMKDLIEWDY from the coding sequence ATGGAAGAAATGGAAGTTACCAAGCAGTGGGTGCTTAAACATTTTATTGAACTGATCAGCCAGCAGGAGATCAGGGACAGTCGGTTGGCGGTTAGATTCCATGAAGAAATGCGGCAGCTTGAAGAAGAGTTTGGTTCACCGCTCCATCTGACTCTCTCTGAGATTCATCTGGTGGCCTGCATTGGCGATTACAGTCCTATTAATGTAACAACGATTGCAGAGAAAACGCAGTTAACCAAGGGATCGATAACCCGAATCAGCAAGAGGCTGTTAGAGCTTGATTTGATCAAAAGACAGCAGATCAATGAGAACAAGAAGGAAGTTTATTATAGTCTGACGGCAGCCGGGCAGAAGATCCACAGCATTCACCACCGCATTCACGGCAAAATAGAACAAAGATTTCTGTCCTTCTTGGACCAATATACACCGGAACAATTAGCATTTGCACGCAAGTTTATGAAAGATTTAATTGAATGGGACTATTAA
- a CDS encoding alpha/beta hydrolase family protein — MRLLEILLIGACLTMLLQLGRKPATNRLAGMLTGTAGIALLAFHLAVEGYRWQMLVVYITALICAVLLLLRPAHEVKTTPLRKAWRYGVTITAGLLVAASSALAAFLPVFDLPKPNGPYMVGTRTLHLTDASREEPLTTDPKDRRELMVQLWYPASNPPTGNRDKLFPEEDGAFEAYKQAFAKELNIPGFALDYWRYIRGNAYENAALLPSGKPYPLLLIGHGMGTGRILHSAQAENLASNGYIVAVIDHTYSTVATIFPNGKVTGFETDVSSEDLEAIGREVGGIWNQDAAFLIRHLEKVNAGESGSEFSGKIDMNNIGIVGHSFGGAAAFELAVTDPRIKAGINMDGTLYPVSKNANLTKPFLFIESEETIESKRKHLHEDIIQYEESLIKTTLQHNGSRIYMEGTAHYNFTDFQLFSDLLQVMGLTGEINGRRGEFIVNQYVLDFFNKQLKGTGGELIQGPNPRFPEVKFNTELL, encoded by the coding sequence GTGAGATTGCTGGAAATTCTGCTTATCGGAGCGTGCCTGACCATGCTCTTACAGCTTGGTCGGAAGCCTGCGACAAACAGGCTCGCCGGTATGCTTACGGGTACGGCAGGCATTGCTCTGCTGGCCTTTCACCTGGCTGTCGAGGGCTACCGCTGGCAGATGCTTGTTGTCTATATCACTGCGCTAATTTGCGCCGTGCTGCTCCTGCTTCGCCCGGCTCATGAAGTCAAGACCACCCCGCTCAGGAAAGCATGGAGATACGGGGTGACCATCACCGCCGGATTGCTGGTTGCCGCTTCGTCCGCGCTCGCGGCATTCCTGCCGGTATTCGATCTGCCTAAACCGAACGGTCCCTATATGGTCGGGACCCGCACCCTGCATCTGACGGACGCCTCGCGTGAGGAGCCGCTTACCACCGACCCGAAAGACCGAAGGGAGCTGATGGTGCAGCTGTGGTATCCGGCCTCAAACCCGCCGACCGGGAACCGTGATAAGCTGTTTCCAGAGGAAGACGGCGCGTTCGAAGCCTATAAGCAGGCCTTTGCCAAGGAACTCAACATCCCCGGCTTTGCTTTGGACTATTGGAGGTATATCCGGGGGAATGCCTACGAGAACGCGGCGCTGCTGCCGTCCGGCAAGCCTTACCCGCTTCTGCTGATCGGCCACGGCATGGGCACCGGAAGAATTCTGCACTCCGCCCAGGCCGAGAACTTGGCCAGCAACGGCTACATCGTAGCGGTGATCGATCATACGTACAGCACGGTGGCCACCATCTTTCCCAATGGGAAAGTAACGGGCTTCGAGACGGATGTATCCTCCGAGGATTTGGAGGCGATCGGGCGGGAAGTCGGCGGGATCTGGAATCAGGATGCCGCATTCCTGATCCGGCATCTGGAGAAGGTGAATGCGGGGGAGTCAGGCAGCGAATTCAGCGGGAAAATAGATATGAACAACATCGGTATCGTCGGGCATTCCTTCGGAGGGGCAGCGGCTTTTGAACTGGCGGTCACGGACCCCCGGATCAAAGCGGGAATCAATATGGACGGCACCTTATATCCCGTGAGTAAGAATGCTAACCTGACCAAGCCGTTTCTCTTTATAGAGTCGGAAGAAACGATCGAGAGCAAAAGGAAACATCTCCATGAAGACATCATTCAATATGAGGAAAGCCTGATCAAAACGACTCTCCAGCATAATGGAAGCCGGATCTACATGGAAGGAACCGCCCACTATAACTTCACCGATTTCCAGCTGTTTTCCGACCTGCTTCAAGTCATGGGACTGACAGGGGAGATCAACGGCAGGAGAGGGGAGTTTATCGTGAACCAGTATGTGCTGGACTTCTTTAATAAACAGCTGAAAGGAACCGGAGGGGAGCTCATTCAGGGGCCGAATCCGCGCTTTCCGGAGGTAAAATTCAATACGGAATTGTTATAA
- a CDS encoding glyoxalase superfamily protein: MGESNVRVESLTPILRIFDEEKAKQFYLGFLEFQLDWEHRFEVDFPLYMQVSYGPCVIHLSEHHGDCTPGAALRIEVRGIQELHAKLLSKRYNYARPGLETAPWGGLEIRVADPFGNRLTFYQKDGTER, encoded by the coding sequence ATGGGAGAATCGAACGTCCGAGTGGAGTCCCTGACGCCAATCCTGAGAATATTCGACGAGGAGAAGGCAAAGCAATTTTATTTGGGATTTTTAGAATTTCAACTCGATTGGGAGCACCGCTTTGAAGTTGATTTTCCGCTATATATGCAAGTCTCTTATGGACCATGCGTCATTCATCTGTCGGAACACCATGGTGACTGTACTCCGGGCGCGGCACTGAGGATCGAAGTCAGAGGAATTCAGGAGCTGCATGCAAAGTTATTGTCCAAAAGGTATAACTATGCCCGGCCCGGCCTGGAGACGGCTCCGTGGGGTGGCTTGGAGATCCGAGTGGCCGACCCATTCGGAAACCGGCTGACTTTTTATCAAAAAGACGGAACAGAACGATAG
- a CDS encoding NAD(P)/FAD-dependent oxidoreductase, translating into MNDLTCVIIGGGHVGLHSLKAIKDETRGMVNGRRIRFVLIDKQPGHVRKMLLFRPAVGQEEITIPWTHYSFLEGVEHVRGKVTSVDSGGKQIRFEDAHGIHALMPYDLLVVAVGSVVRQPASDRGGIALTDPQAAADIRERWRANLRKAAGETNREERKRLTSIAVAGAGISGVETSAELALEMRKEASSLGLDPSDITVYLLSGQNQLFLEGPEKVGIKLDRVLSECGVTVLYNRKVMQAEAGAVKLSNGDRLPVGLCIWTIGLIPNPALRSMGLPLTSDGQVLVDECYRVQGATGVYSIGDCARIVDPENGKADLMRAGEGVLQADRLGKIVIADLEGRPAPVHKSAGSIMEFFCIGLGENRGFVWGSKWGLHMIITGKLGWKIRQLAWDKGSMLR; encoded by the coding sequence ATGAACGACTTGACATGCGTCATCATCGGAGGCGGCCATGTAGGGCTTCATTCACTCAAAGCAATAAAGGATGAGACCCGGGGCATGGTGAACGGGCGGCGGATTCGATTTGTTCTGATCGACAAGCAGCCCGGTCATGTGCGTAAAATGCTGTTGTTCCGGCCGGCCGTGGGCCAGGAAGAGATTACGATTCCGTGGACGCATTATTCGTTCTTAGAAGGTGTCGAACACGTGCGAGGTAAGGTTACGTCCGTGGACAGCGGGGGAAAACAGATTCGATTTGAGGATGCGCATGGTATTCATGCCCTCATGCCGTATGACCTTTTGGTCGTAGCGGTTGGCAGTGTCGTTCGGCAGCCGGCATCCGATCGGGGCGGCATCGCTTTGACCGACCCGCAAGCCGCGGCGGACATCCGGGAGCGCTGGCGCGCCAACCTGCGGAAAGCTGCCGGTGAGACGAACCGTGAGGAACGAAAGCGGCTGACTTCAATCGCGGTTGCGGGTGCGGGCATCAGCGGCGTTGAGACATCCGCCGAGCTGGCGCTTGAGATGAGGAAGGAAGCATCGTCATTAGGATTGGACCCGTCCGATATTACGGTCTATTTGTTGAGCGGACAGAACCAATTGTTCCTGGAAGGGCCCGAAAAAGTAGGCATAAAATTGGATCGGGTTCTCAGCGAATGCGGCGTAACCGTACTTTACAACCGTAAGGTGATGCAGGCGGAAGCAGGAGCAGTGAAGCTCAGCAATGGCGATCGCCTGCCGGTTGGCCTATGCATCTGGACCATTGGTCTGATCCCGAATCCGGCCCTTCGAAGCATGGGTTTGCCGCTAACTTCGGATGGGCAAGTGCTGGTGGATGAATGTTATCGCGTCCAAGGGGCGACGGGCGTTTACAGCATCGGCGACTGTGCGAGAATCGTCGATCCGGAGAACGGCAAGGCGGATCTGATGAGGGCTGGAGAAGGTGTGCTGCAGGCAGATCGACTGGGGAAAATCGTGATTGCCGATCTGGAGGGCCGCCCCGCGCCGGTTCACAAATCCGCCGGCTCGATAATGGAATTCTTCTGCATCGGCTTGGGAGAGAACCGCGGATTTGTATGGGGAAGCAAATGGGGACTTCATATGATCATAACGGGAAAGCTGGGGTGGAAAATCAGGCAGCTGGCATGGGATAAAGGCAGTATGCTGCGATAG